One window of Mesoplasma syrphidae genomic DNA carries:
- a CDS encoding TrkH family potassium uptake protein, with amino-acid sequence MKEHKRPDYGSEKRQSFNRNLFKKVKQWWPLSKISGRIFLIYTLIVLLGGFLLTIPGVLTIYEDESKNIFHWDFLTGIFTASSAFSDTGINIVDPSHDYTFWGQLLILIMIEVGGLGVLTLKIVLFLAINKKISLNDTVTAQTERGSSVTSSTIEMIRDGFIWLTIVQFIAAIFLFFVFFFTEPGIVTNNSQNSVNGPNDATLNVVSPFHNFGKSLWFAIFHSTSAINNAGFDIISEASLQPYNVENHYAYLLQMIFLLEWVIGGLGYPTFHDIKRKIRARRSGQTVRFSLFTKLNFCVYITLFVVGPLSVLGAELGNYDKSLLFHNYSFDVDPTTGQPSNIAITNAKPVGVALMDIFFNTTSARNAGFSTINTNDFNAGSKTILSVMMFIGSAPSSTAGGIRTTTFAIIILANWAIIKNRSQTSAFKKTIPDKTVKRAFAVFFISVALIVLALIIIYCDSSNVLSPSNSPELNGNNSIIEIMTLITSAFGTVGLNPFTQYQMMHFGTLTKIVIIIGMFLGQLGISNTLLVFIKPSRKRPYQYLEEDVTIG; translated from the coding sequence ATTAAGGAACATAAGCGTCCAGATTATGGTTCTGAAAAACGTCAAAGTTTTAATCGAAATTTATTCAAAAAAGTTAAGCAATGATGACCACTATCAAAGATTAGTGGAAGAATCTTTTTAATTTATACGTTAATTGTTTTGTTGGGTGGTTTTTTACTAACAATTCCGGGAGTTTTAACAATTTATGAAGATGAATCAAAAAATATTTTTCATTGAGACTTTTTGACTGGAATTTTTACAGCCTCATCAGCATTTAGTGATACGGGAATTAATATTGTTGATCCTTCACATGACTATACTTTTTGAGGACAACTGCTGATTTTAATAATGATTGAGGTTGGAGGACTTGGGGTTTTAACACTAAAGATTGTGTTATTTTTGGCAATTAACAAAAAAATTTCTTTAAACGATACAGTAACCGCACAAACTGAACGTGGATCATCAGTGACATCTTCAACAATTGAAATGATCCGTGATGGGTTTATTTGGTTAACAATTGTACAATTTATTGCAGCGATTTTTTTATTTTTTGTATTCTTTTTTACAGAACCGGGAATCGTAACTAATAATTCTCAAAATTCAGTAAATGGCCCAAATGATGCAACCTTGAATGTTGTTTCACCATTTCACAATTTTGGTAAAAGTTTATGATTTGCGATTTTCCACTCAACTTCAGCAATTAATAATGCAGGTTTTGACATTATTTCTGAAGCATCGTTACAACCATATAATGTAGAGAATCATTATGCCTATTTATTGCAAATGATTTTCTTACTAGAATGAGTTATTGGTGGCTTGGGATATCCAACTTTCCATGACATTAAACGTAAAATTCGTGCTCGTCGCTCAGGTCAGACAGTACGCTTTAGCTTATTTACTAAATTAAACTTTTGTGTTTATATAACCTTATTTGTGGTCGGACCACTGTCTGTTTTAGGAGCTGAATTGGGAAACTATGATAAGTCATTGCTATTCCACAACTATTCATTTGATGTTGACCCAACGACTGGACAACCAAGCAACATTGCAATCACTAATGCTAAACCAGTGGGAGTAGCTTTAATGGATATATTCTTTAATACAACTTCGGCTCGAAATGCAGGTTTTTCAACAATTAACACAAATGACTTTAATGCTGGTTCAAAAACAATTCTTTCAGTAATGATGTTTATTGGCTCTGCGCCAAGTTCAACAGCTGGAGGAATTAGAACAACAACTTTTGCAATTATTATTTTGGCAAACTGAGCCATTATTAAAAATCGTAGTCAGACTTCGGCTTTTAAAAAAACAATTCCTGATAAAACCGTTAAACGAGCATTTGCGGTATTTTTCATTTCAGTTGCCTTAATTGTTTTAGCACTTATTATTATTTATTGTGATTCTTCAAATGTTCTTTCGCCCTCAAATTCTCCAGAGCTAAATGGGAATAATTCAATTATTGAAATCATGACGCTAATTACCAGTGCTTTTGGAACAGTTGGGCTTAATCCGTTTACTCAATATCAAATGATGCATTTTGGAACTTTAACAAAAATAGTAATTATTATAGGAATGTTTTTAGGACAATTGGGGATTTCGAATACTTTATTAGTATTTATTAAGCCTTCAAGAAAACGTCCGTACCAGTATCTTGAAGAAGATGTAACGATAGGATAG
- the gatB gene encoding Asp-tRNA(Asn)/Glu-tRNA(Gln) amidotransferase subunit GatB, which translates to MVNFEIIIGIENHVELKTQTKMFSAAQVSYGAVPNSMVNEVCLGYPGAMPTLNKKGVELAILAVNALNMELDTLLKFDRKNYFYPDLAKGFQITQQFNPIGKNGSLDISLSDQTTKVIDIERLHMEEDTAKQIHKDNLTYIDYNRSGIGLIEIVTRPVMRSADEAVAYVEKLREILLFLGVSDVKMNEGSLRTDLNISLRPFGATTYSNKVEVKNLNSISNMRKAIEFEVKRQTKILLKNKIVEQETRRFDDTTQETVSMRSKSDALDYKYFREPNIAPIQLNESWVADIIAKSPELPDQKRVRYTSQYGLTIEDVDIILSSLEMTMFFEEALKLTTAANKIANFLISDVQSELNRENKAIDEIALTPANLAEMINLVEQGIISSKHTKTILPLILNNSIETPKQIVDRLNLKLISDEIAIAKMLKPIIASNSELIAQYNERPERVTKTIMGQLMKVSQGNVNPDVAMKIIIGLVKHN; encoded by the coding sequence ATGGTTAATTTTGAAATTATTATTGGAATCGAAAATCACGTTGAATTGAAAACTCAAACAAAAATGTTTTCTGCAGCTCAAGTTAGCTATGGAGCAGTTCCAAACTCAATGGTTAACGAAGTTTGCTTAGGATATCCGGGAGCAATGCCAACTCTTAATAAAAAGGGAGTTGAATTAGCAATTTTAGCAGTTAATGCTTTAAACATGGAGCTTGATACGCTATTAAAATTTGATCGTAAGAACTATTTCTACCCAGATTTAGCAAAAGGCTTTCAAATTACACAGCAGTTTAATCCAATTGGTAAAAACGGTTCTTTAGATATTAGTCTTTCAGATCAAACAACAAAAGTTATTGATATTGAAAGACTGCATATGGAAGAAGACACGGCGAAGCAAATTCATAAAGACAATTTAACATACATTGACTATAATCGTAGTGGGATTGGGTTAATTGAAATTGTCACTCGTCCAGTTATGCGCAGTGCTGATGAAGCTGTTGCTTATGTCGAAAAATTACGTGAGATTTTGCTATTTTTGGGAGTATCAGATGTCAAAATGAATGAGGGTTCTTTAAGAACAGATTTGAATATTTCCTTACGTCCATTTGGAGCAACAACTTATTCTAATAAAGTTGAAGTCAAAAACTTGAATTCAATTTCAAACATGCGTAAGGCTATTGAATTTGAAGTAAAGCGTCAAACAAAAATTTTGCTAAAAAATAAAATTGTTGAACAAGAAACTCGTCGCTTTGATGATACCACTCAAGAAACAGTTAGCATGCGCTCTAAATCTGATGCTTTGGATTATAAATATTTCCGCGAACCAAACATTGCTCCAATTCAATTAAATGAAAGCTGAGTTGCAGATATTATCGCCAAGTCACCAGAATTGCCTGATCAAAAACGTGTCAGATACACTAGTCAATATGGATTAACAATTGAAGATGTGGACATTATTTTATCTAGCTTGGAAATGACAATGTTTTTTGAAGAAGCACTGAAATTAACAACGGCTGCTAATAAAATTGCTAATTTTTTAATTAGTGATGTTCAGTCAGAGTTAAATAGAGAAAATAAAGCCATCGATGAAATTGCACTAACTCCAGCTAATTTAGCTGAAATGATAAATTTAGTTGAACAAGGAATCATATCTTCTAAGCACACTAAAACGATTTTGCCATTAATTTTAAATAATTCAATTGAAACTCCAAAGCAAATTGTGGATCGCTTAAATTTAAAATTGATTTCAGATGAAATAGCGATTGCAAAAATGTTGAAACCAATTATTGCAAGTAACAGCGAATTAATTGCTCAATATAATGAACGTCCTGAACGTGTAACAAAGACAATTATGGGTCAGTTAATGAAGGTTTCACAAGGGAATGTTAATCCAGACGTTGCAATGAAAATCATAATTGGGTTGGTGAAACATAACTAA
- a CDS encoding potassium channel family protein, whose product MAKKKSFAIIGASNFSLAVLTTLVDKRQSITMFDIDQDRLNLYLAEFDSVDAIVLDSTNKMGLAKAGVNSYDGVIVGLGSNIEASIMTVLNLIDLDCHNIIAKARDEKHRRILLALGLSENQIIIPDRLAGKMIGTRAVFDIDIDIDLHSIDDEFISTTLTVANPDIIGKTLQDAGLSSTKDFNIIQIRRKGKTLLPDDYTELKEQDDVVVFAKITVINGLAEKIQSNKESEEDVIPTLFDFDELNNGENSNVDENLFDNLVFEEDATQGMTNSAPKTRRNKTKSNT is encoded by the coding sequence ATGGCAAAAAAGAAAAGTTTCGCGATTATTGGAGCATCAAATTTTAGTTTAGCAGTCTTAACAACTCTTGTTGATAAACGCCAATCAATTACAATGTTTGATATTGATCAAGATCGTTTGAATTTGTATTTGGCTGAATTTGATTCTGTTGATGCAATTGTTTTAGATTCAACTAACAAAATGGGTTTAGCAAAAGCGGGAGTCAACTCTTATGATGGAGTGATCGTCGGATTAGGTTCAAATATCGAAGCATCAATTATGACAGTTTTAAATTTGATTGATTTGGACTGTCATAACATTATTGCAAAAGCTCGTGATGAAAAACATAGACGAATTTTATTGGCCTTAGGTTTAAGTGAGAATCAAATTATTATTCCAGATCGTTTGGCTGGAAAAATGATTGGAACTCGTGCTGTTTTTGATATTGACATTGATATTGATTTACATTCAATTGATGATGAGTTTATTTCAACAACTTTAACTGTTGCTAATCCCGACATTATTGGTAAGACTTTGCAAGATGCAGGATTATCATCAACAAAAGACTTTAATATTATTCAAATTCGTCGTAAAGGAAAGACACTGCTTCCTGATGACTACACTGAATTAAAAGAACAAGATGATGTTGTTGTTTTTGCTAAAATTACTGTGATTAATGGCTTAGCCGAAAAAATTCAGTCTAATAAAGAAAGCGAAGAAGATGTTATTCCAACTTTATTTGATTTTGATGAACTGAATAATGGTGAAAACTCTAACGTTGATGAGAATTTATTTGACAATTTAGTGTTTGAAGAAGATGCAACTCAAGGTATGACAAATTCAGCACCAAAAACACGTCGCAATAAAACAAAGTCTAATACTTAA